The Ciconia boyciana chromosome 17, ASM3463844v1, whole genome shotgun sequence genome contains a region encoding:
- the LOC140661055 gene encoding eotaxin-like, producing the protein MKVFSLVLLTLLLVALWTGSQGVSFRSSYGTCCYKDMFIQQKIPAFLIRSYQNTPSQCSHKAVRVELLKGTKFCVDPEEAWFQQYLRQKASTSNST; encoded by the exons ATGAAGGTCTTCTCCTTGGTCCTGCtcaccctgctgctggtggctctCTGGACTGGAAGCCAAGGCGTCTCCT TCCGCAGCTCCTATGGTACATGCTGCTACAAGGACATGTTCATCCAGCAGAAGATCCCTGCCTTCCTCATCAGGAGCTACCAGAATACACCTTCCCAATGCTCCCACAAGGCCGTGCG TGTGGAGCTGCTGAAGGGGACGAAGTTCTGTGTGGACCCAGAGGAGGCCTGGTTCCAGCAGTACCTGCGGCAGAAGGCGTCAACCAGCAACTCCACATGA
- the LOC140660860 gene encoding C-C motif chemokine 3-like: protein MKVPAAALVALLLVATCSPSEAHLDGVPTACCFSYQQRPVPRSLIASTYITSSSCSQPGVILVTKKKKELCADPAAPWVQAHLKHFQTLKN from the exons ATGAAGGTCCCCGCAGCCGCCCTGGTCGCTCTCCTCCTCGTGGCCACCTGCTCCCCGTCCGAGGCCCACCTCG ACGGCGTCCCCACCGCCTGCTGCTTCAGCTACCAGCAACGTCCCGTCCCGCGCAGCCTCATCGCGTCCACCTacatcaccagcagcagctgcagccagccggGGGTGAT CCTGGTCACCAAGAAGAAGAAGGAGCTGTGCGCGGACCCCGCGGCGCCCTGGGTGCAGGCGCACCTGAAGCACTTCCAGACCCTCAAGAACTGA
- the LOC140661031 gene encoding PHD finger protein 7-like, protein MNTVMVNGVAFPIVGFPPNPQISGPHQCVRAVQQDQTPCLICLEVVAERPCYNTLVCPTCASAWFHRRCIQGQALCSALHHFRCPLCQDMASFQEEMFRLGIKIPDRDAAWEEDGAFADHYRQHSTCDASQCLCPAGREQEEVNGPWRLLLCASCGSRGTHQLCSGVGEDAESWECGDCSDTGSVPPWQPAQGPAPLVQGPSHRAAAPGTLAEEEEARILAGHPDTQLPSQPLSHKPEDPHE, encoded by the exons CAGGACCGCACCAGTGTGTGCGGGCGGTGCAGCAGGACCAGACCCCCTGCCTCATCTGCCTGGAGGTGGTGGCGGAGAGGCCCTGCTACAACACCCTGGTCTGTCCCACCTGCGCCAGCGCCTGGTTCCACCGCCGCTGCATCCAG ggcCAGGCGCTGTGCTCTGCCCTGCACCACTTCCGCTGCCCGCTCTGCCAGGACATGGCGTCCTTCCAGGAGGAGATGTTTCGCCTGGGCATCAAAATCCCCGACAG ggatgctgcctgggaggaggaCGGGGCCTTCGCGGACCATTACCGACAGCACAGCACCTGCGATGCCAGCCAGTGCCTGTGCCCAGCGGGAcgggagcaggaggaggtgaaCGG GCCCTGGAGACTACTGCTCTGCGCGTCCTGTGGCTCCCGCGGGacccaccagctctgctccgGCGTGGGGGAAGATGCCGAGTCCTGGGAGTGCGGCGACTGCAGCGACACGGGCAGCG TACCCCCGTGGCAGCCGGCCCAGGGTCCAGCTCCCCTGGTGCAGGGACCCTCGCACAGGGCCGCGGCTCCTGGCACTTtggctgaggaagaggaggccaGGATCCTCGCAGGACACCCCGACACCCagctgccctcccagcccctgtCCCACAAGCCTGAAGATCCTCACGAATAA